Part of the Megalobrama amblycephala isolate DHTTF-2021 unplaced genomic scaffold, ASM1881202v1 scaffold443, whole genome shotgun sequence genome, ataatcagaaagcgtggacaaaacagtcactctttgtaaactgttaactgcgagtgccgtctgctctaatgtccagtcatttacgccgtcatcacccgggtgttgatagcgcgcgagcgcaggtgagacctgaacagcacacgttgctgtctgtttttaaactaactcattctctttcaagtcttgcgcttcggcGGCcacattcatacaaaaattatgtcagcaTGCCCGTcctagcgagtatcctagcaaacatagtcgattatgtcttaagtgaacgtataacagtcgagaaagacagcgcatatggaacagtatatgtactggatcgtgcatgtcttaaagggaaaaaaactattcctgcttcctgtatttaatgttaaatcaaacaacaaataacaaagaaatcactcactgctcttgactgaatagtttttgtaacttcaataatgatgaatctttatttattttatacagtaaagataatatgcagtgatattttatatttgattactattTGAaaactgttagatacctgaaaaacctgaaaagcactgatcctggatctgtttttcgctcttctttattcttttttacgTAGGCTAttaagtatcggatcgggactcggtatcggcagatactcaaaatcaaatgacttggactcggactcgagggcaaaaaaacgtgatcgggacatccctaatcatattgtttattcattttaccATGACAGTAATTTGAGTAGACTTTGCAAAAAACAAATCTAAAGCATTatgtaaatgtgtaaatttGCAGGCAGCTAAGTGGAAACAAATTGTTAAGATTGATTAATTGGTTAACCATTTACCTTCTTACAAGAATATTTGTGTAGTAAACTCTTCTGActcaatgcattatttttgcacttaaactgtgttttatatttgtagCAAGAGAACACAAACTGAACACTTCAGCATATTTCTAAACTTCTCAACACAGATGTTGTTCTATAAAAAAGAATATTGAATTAATTATGGATCCAAGTTCAATaagttttcatttcattttagtcTGATCATTAACATTACATAAAAGtgacataaaacatttttattcttaGCAAACTGAAAAGGTTAAACAGAGCTACTTCTACACCAAAACAAACATGGAAGAAATGTCAAAGAAAACAATCACTCTAATGGTGACTTGAAACACAACTTTTGCAGTAAaagatattattaataaaataaaaaaaacactacataaagctataacatcttttgtttctgagaaataaacatttatgtcaTTATACATGTTTTGACTAAAAACAAATTGTTTAAGTGCATCATCAGCGAACAAACTGAGCAGACCATTAGTTGGACCTTCACCATCAAATGTGACGCTGGTCATTTCTGTACAATATTTTACCTTGTTTATATGAAGctgtgtaaaaatgtattttattaattttttttgtgtaggTATATTTTTCTATATTCACTAGTTCATTCAACCATTAAAATAGAGTTTGGCTGAACAAATAAAGATTTTGAAACGGATAGAAttgaaaggattttttttttttttttttttttttttttttacagtgcatttttaaacatgagTAAACTCATTATTTAGTGTTGTATCTCACATTTAtcataaaacaaacataaagATAGTATGTATAAGGAAATAAGATACTGTACCTGTATGCTGAAGTCTCATTATGCTTAAATGACTCTTTATTGCCAACAGTAAAGCAGGAGGAAGTTTGCAGGTGAAgttacaatgaaaactaacctgTTTCTGGGTATCTTGTCTGACAACATTTGGTGCAGGTAAAATTTCAAGCTACAGTTCCCGTGAGAATGAGTCTTGAATGAGCAAGAAAACAGCAGCTGACCACCAAAATATTCAACAACAGAAATAGATACATGTCATATTTCTAACTGTGTTTTATGTTGTAAATGATGAAAGTGAAATACAGTGTCTGTGATGTGGGTCAGACACATGACTACATACTACAGCTTTATTGAAGTATTTGGCTAAATATtgaacatatatttttttctttaaacattTTGGATACATAAAACTGGGCTctatctcattttctcaaataTGCTCAAACATTATCAGAATAATGTTTCAAATTCACATTgttggaaaataaaaatatgtaatcaACCTTTGTTTTCCCCTCCTGGCTGGCAGAGTGTGACTTCACAGGAAAACTatgcacagcaaaatccccagtgtcAAATTTACACTCCTGGTGTATatgccctagtgaaaaaaaagtatactttattgtattttaaatatattccctttttctatagtacaacAAAAAATGCACTCTCTTTAAATATGTGAAAaggtatattagtatcatattttcacaatacaacTATTAacaatctttaaaataattgtactttagtatattttctaaaacatatatttttgaaaaatattcttGAAGTTTACATTTAGTTTATTCAGTACTGTAACTGTAAATGCTGCTGTGAGAGTGACTGCTGTGGGAATGACACTAAAGTTGACATCTTTATCTCTTCCGACTGCTGTTATCAATCactattttttcttcttctctttgaaagttgtgaaaacactattgtggagtttttattttgctatttgagcaaatggGAACACAAAATATACACTGTTTCCCAGGTCATAGGGCTGCTATGCATTTGCTAATAGAACAACACGTGGAATACAGACGTTAACATGATACTGACACTAGAAATCTAGCAACTTAAGCACTGGATATATAATCAAAGTCCCTTACTAAAAACTTTgataaatctgtttaaaattcACATGGTAACATTTGTCTGTcttaaaacaattataaaacATTGTCCAATGCATTGGCAGAAAAAATAGTCATTATAACATGTACAACATTACATTTGACATTctttttatttgcaaatttaagtgcatttctttCTGATTTCCTTAAGAATTTGGCTTCATTCATCAATGAGGTAAATGATCTTTGAAAAACCATGTTATGAACATACAATTACTTTGTCTGAGCTCACCAGCCAACTATGATAGTGTTCAttgatttttatataatatattaatattaatttctaaTATATATTTCTAATTATAGATATGTAAAAAGATTTAATTGTAAAAAGGGATGCTTATAAGAGAGCCATGCAGAGAGCCGCGATCTGAAACTGCTGAGGCTGTGAAGGGTTTCGATTATATTACCAGGTACATTGTACTCGGCATACTGTCAttcttaaaaagaaaacaaattaatcaTCATTTGCCTGCCTTTTTTGTTGTGGTTGTTTTTCAGATCAGCTGCTATAAAAGACAAACTGGAATCAGAAACAAGTGAAGAGGAGTATGTTTTAATGTTGTATCACCTCTGTTATAGAGATTTTTAAATCTGGCCTATAATAGAGGGTGATTCGGTCAATCTTGGAAGGAAAATGTTAGCACCATATCCATTCCAGGTGTCTAATTTGTGCTTCCGTTGAGTCATTCGTGCaaaaatctgtttattttttaattgtttctgttttttggtAAAGCTGAAGGGTATTTGTCCTAGTTGTCCTGGCATACAATATTTTGCACAACTTCCCATTTCTTTAAATCTTTGCAACAGAGGTGTAGAGAGTGCATGTTAGCATGACCATAATAGACGCATTCATGGGAAATACCTTAGGTTAAAATAAACCACAATTTCATATATCAATATCAGTGACTTTGTGATTGAACTCTGCTCactgtaaattatgtttttgggCTTCTTCTAATCTTACGTTCAGTGTAACTCAGAGTGTTATATAGTGACGTAAGAGGATAAAAATGGACACTCATATGTCAAGCTTGATTAGGATATAGTCAAAAGGTAAATTGAGAAGTCAACAAAATTCTAATGAATATCAATGCAAATTATAATACATACTATATATTCAATCATGGATGCAAAACTGTTATTTATTGGTTAATTTTATATAAGTTCTGTTTTCCCTTTCACAGATCCTGTGATAAAGCTGCCTTCAAATACTACAGTGTCTGGATTGCAAGCCCTCAGCTGCTCGTGCTCAAAGAAGTGACCCTCCACCTGAAGATGAAGATGTGACACTCTtcagtttcttttctttctttcttaaacatttgtaaaaaaaaaaaaaaaaaaaaaaacttctgcaCTTCTATTATTCACTTCTGCAGTCACTTttcagtgactttttttcttccagAAAATTGCATTGTAATGCTTATTTATTCATTGATGTAAAATTCTGTACTTTTCAGTAATAGAGGTATAACtgtgtataaatgttttttttttttttttttttggtcaaaagATTAAATTCTGCTGTACTTTTTTAATGTACTGTAAGAAGATTTGTAATGTATACAACAATATAGTGTACATTAAAGTTTTTAGATTTCAAAGTGTGTGtgcgtctgtgtgtgtctgtgtgtgtgtgtgtttgttttacgGCTTATAAGGACAGATTTCAAGACATTTCACAGAGCTATGAGGACCCTCCTGTTTAGGAGGACAGTTGGCTGTCCTCATAAAAATAACCCATATAAAACCTTTTCTAAGCATGTTTTAATACCTAAAAAGTGGTTTTCTCAAAAGTCTTTGTATACCAAAAACCTGACATATGTTGTATATTTGTGTGTCCGCCACTGCCCCCTATCGGTTGTCGTGGTCCCTGCATGCAGCGACACACAAGCGCGGGAAATTATACACAACGCGGGACTTTATACACAACGCGCGAAATTAGACGCGAATTCAACACTCATTTTGATTGGCTGGATGGGAGAGAGCTTCGACTATCAACAGGTGATTCAAtttcccgggagttctggaagTGCACGTTCTGGAGAAAAggtaagaaataaattataaaacgTTTTAATAGGTTCGAATGATAAGtatggttatggttatggtatttagcagacgcttttttTCCAAAGCGACATACAAATAACAACAATACAGATTAAATTTAGCAGTAAAACGGGTCATTTCACGAAATCAGGGCCTTTTCAACTCTggcaaattaaaaaataagtttaatcGATTTGTTTTAAACATCCATGAAATGAAGACCGATTAAAAGTACAAGAAATTGTATTGTGCCATCTCAggctatgtattttttttttttattttatgactACAAAACCtcatgttttgatatttttgtcatGCCTGCCCAGGTGAAAACATACTATAGTAATCTATAGTGTTTTAGAatcatactatagtaaattgtactgtatatatatatatatatatatatatatatatatatatatatatatatatatatatatatatatatatatatattatagtatttacaatactttgttaatgaatgctgtagtatactttagtttttactacagtaaactgtagtgttttgtagtataatataccctatagttgtagaagTTACTTAGTGCAATATTGGGCAAAGTAATTtgattatattactatagttgttaaattaccacagcaactataAACTTACCACaagaaattaattcaagtactttactatagtatggttccaaaacactatagtatttactatacaTTACTAGAGTATGTTTTCACCTGGGTATTGCAGACACATGCGTAACTATACAATAGTTTTAATTAGAAGTATGTTTATAGTTTTCACATATTTGAGCATATTAACAGGACTGACAAGACACATTCTTCAGTATACTCTGCAcatatttgtttacataatattgtaaagttttacttttttaaattgcaCATTACATTTCTAAGAGATCTAaagcctggtttcacagacagggcaatttgagacaaaacaatgacactgatatattttatattgatatattttaagatatgtcagtgcaagttactttcagttaaaacagctcaaacatgcattttaatctgAGACTATCTTAagacttgtctgtgaaactggaaGCTAATGTTTTAGGGTATTGAAATTAGACCCTTgtgtccatctgtctgtgtaTGTCCCCTCACagaacttaaaatatattgatataCTGTTTACATGTTTGTTCTTAATTTCCTTAGCAAATTGTGTCATGCCACGGAGAACTACTCCCCTTCAGGATGCCATTAATCACATCCTTGAAGGAAGAGACAAGAATTCAATGTTAGAAATCAAATATATTAATCCAGTTAAAGGTGAGTGACTTTGACACACTGCAGGCTAGACTGATGGGTTACACTGCAAAGTCGGGGTGGACCCACCGGGGGGTCGCGAGACAGTGAGGGAGGGGTCGCGAGATtttccagaataaaaaaaaaattaaaaaaaataaataataataattaaacgaTAGAAAGAGTTATTCTATCAATAATTGACAAAATacagtgttaaattaaaaacaaaaaacatgtttttagtctATGACTATTAATTGTACAAATATCAATATaaattaaagttgttaatagtattttaataatattttagttaaaagtgGGCCTGTCTGTTGCTGTATTCTACACTTGGACATGTATTCATTATTCTACATGTAGAATAGTGGATAGTCTGCTACCCCTGTGTCTAATAATGTTGTGTCCGCAGGTCGTGGTATCTTCACTTTAGCTGTTTTCAATCAAGGAGACTTCGTGGTAGAGTACAGAGGGGAGCTGATTGATGCAGCTGAAGCTGAACATAGACGTAAACTGTACCACAATGCATGTTCGATCTTCATGTTTGACTTCATATGGAAGCGGAAGACATGGTGGTAGGTTCAGAATGACTAATATGTTTAGATTTCTATAGTGAAAAGTCAGGATTTCTGAAGTAAAACTCATGTTGCTCTTAAACTTATCAACTATGCATCGAACAAATTTACTTGCATTGGATGTTGGCATTAGTGTAGTTGCTTACAAATGAATGTACAATCTGTTTAGTGCATGATGTTTGTAAATTTGCAGTATTGATGGAGCACTTGAAGATGGGTCATTTGGGCGACTGGTAAACGATGAGCACAAGGCACCGAATTGCAGAATGAAGTTGATCGAAGCAGAAGGGAAGCCACATCTCTGCCTTTTTGCACTGAAGGAAATTACGGCAGGAACTGAAATCACTTATGACTATGGTGGGAAAGAATGGCCCTGGCGTAAAGAGGtgagtcattttgatttttttcctaTGAATTAGTGTCACAGTTTAAAGCCTATGCTTCTAGACATCTTGATAACAATGAAATCATCTCTGTCTTAAAAGCTTCtgtgtgttaaagggatagttcacccaaaaatgaaaatgtgatgtttatctgcttacccccagtgcatccaagatgtaggtgtctttctttcttcagtagaatgcaaattatgatttttaactccaaccgttgcggtctgtcagtcaaataatgctggtggatgggaacttctacaataacagtaaataaaacttgcttagacaagtccataTTAAACCCTGCAGGCTCGTGAcgaacacattgatgtcctaagacaagaaacgatcaggtttgtgcgagaaaccaggacagtatttatatcattttttacctctaatacaccactatgtccaacggcattcatcactcgattcgtttggtctgatcgcgctctgacagcggcagtgatgtctcgctctcattgaagtatatgcgcgagacatcactgccgctgtcagagcacgatcagaccaaacgaattgagtgatgaatgcagttggaaatagtggtgtattagaggtaaaaaatgatgttcggtttctcacacaaaccgatcatttcgtgtcttaagacatcaaagtgtcgtcacgagccgcagggtttcaatttggatttgtctgtcgtgttttatttactcttatagtccaagttcccgctgacttgcattataccactgacagacggcagcggttgcagttaaaaatcataatttgtgtttgactgaagaaaaaaagtcacctacatcttggatgcgctgggggtaagcagataaacatcacattttcatttttgggtgaactatccctttaagctgtGTCAGTTTCATGATGCCACAGAGAATACACAATACCTATCGCTTGTTAGTGCCAACAATTATAACCAAAAAACAGAAGTCACTTCTTGGTGGTATTAAATCTGGTTTTCAGTCAATCGTGTCAGGTTAATCTTGAACTTGCATGACTCTCTCAGGTGATGCCAGCAAGCTTATCTGTATGTTTTGTCCTGTATGTTTTGTAGATTCCCCCTACTGTTACAAGCACTGCTGCCCAAGAGTCTATTAAAGACCGTTTTCAAGACCAAACCATGTCATCCACAGTCTCTATTGAAGGTCAGTGACTGTTTGACTTATGTTTTACATTAGTTATGGTGGGCAAATAAACGTATTGTGTCTATAAAGGATGTGAACCAGTGATGGTGTGGTGGCTTCTAGAGTGATGCACAACCCCACCCTCCCTGGCCTTCCTCATATTCTTTCCTGTGTTATACAGAGACCAGAGAGAGACCAGAAGTCCAGTCCTGCAATATAACATCAGGCAGTTCTGCTTGTGAGGTGAGGTTGAATACGGCTGTCTGTTTTACAACAATGGGACTTTAGTCAGTTCAACTGTACAATAACACAATTGTGCAGGTGATGTCCAAGTTCACATGTGCATTTTTCTGTTTAACTTGTTTAGACACAGCTCAGTGGTGCAAGCATCCCTTCTGGCCAACACTCCGTTGCAGAGCTTGGTGACCACGCCCATGACGTGGAACCCAATGTTTCCTCTACAGACTTATTCAGAGGTGAGTCCCTGCTTGAATAAGCAATGCCTGGTAAATACTGGGGTCTTGCAAAGCATTGTGCCTTCATGCCCTGTGTTCTCTTCAACAGACACTGAGTCGAGAGCAGAGTGTCAGTCATCCAGTCCCGCACCAGACAGCCCTGAGCATGAGGTTAGTTTGAATTCAGCTGTTTATCATGGGATGTATGAATGAGGGTGTCCGTCTTAGGTGAAATGAACACTATATCAGCTGATGCCTGTTCATCTTTGCATgttgctgttcttttttttttttaggtgcaTTGTGTCAGAGGTCAATGTGGCACTTCTCCAATCCCCTCTTTCGCAGAAGAAGTTGGTGTCCAGCAGCAGGAGGTGTCACCCCCTGTGTTCTCAACAGACCTTACCAGTGGTCAGTTAAAGTTTTGAGTAAACTTCTGGCAATGCATGGCATCCCTGAGGGTTTGCAGCATGAAAAACGTGGCAATATCAGGCCATTTATTAGATGATTATTTTGTGTCTTGATGGATATTTTGAGTAGAATTTTTGTCTGTCAGGGATGTGAGTTGAGTATGTTATGCCTATATGTGGTTATATGACTTGAGGAAATCCAAGCACTGAATCTCCCTGTGTTCCCTTGTACAGAGACCGAATTGAGATCAGCGTGTCAATCATCCGGAGCCACACCAAACGACTCTGCTTGTGAGGTGAGTTTGAATTTACCTTAGTTTTGAAATTGACCAATGTTAGAAGTACTGTGATGTTCCATGGAACACAATTTCCAGTGTTTTAGTAAACGTCTTGCAGCTGTGGTGGAAATGTGCTCTATTCAGTATGGATGGTCTTTTCTAACCACGGTGTCCCCCAACACTGGTGTTTTTCTGAGTGTGCCACACACTGGGACTTCAACAGTGGAAGACTCAGGGTTTGAGCATGGATGTCATTACAGGTCTGAGGGACAGTGTCCTTGCATACCTTGAGTCTGTCTGTGTCACTCACACACGTGCACAGATGTTCAATTTGTACTTTTTTACCTGTActttaaactaaattaattaattttcttacaattgtttttacatttcttgCTTTACTTAAATAGATAGTCCAGGGTTAATAAACCCTTCCCTTGCTGTTAGGGGTGGCAGTGCTGTGGctaggaagaataataataattggtaCAGCATTGGCCGAAGTTGTAGGCTAAAGCTATCTGAATGGGGCAGGGAAACGACACTAAAATGGAGTTTCCTTCACCTATCGGTTTGCAGAAGAGAACTTGGATATCACCTATATGTTTATTGTAAAGTTGTACTAAGAGTTTAAAGCCACCATGTTCTAAATTTTTTGCAACTATGTAggatgacaaaagaaaaaattaaattatttaaataccaacacacacaaaaaaaaacatactattCTAACTATGGGGTAAATAATGACCagaaaacatttcattaaaataataaaaaagtaaacagtaaaagactgtataGATATGCTATTGTCCAAGTAAAGGAGCTTATACCATAAACCACTGCAAATTTAATTTTCTAATTCtgtcaaaataataattaacataGCTCCTTTTTGAATTGATGATAAAGACTGACTTAACTTTTGCATTGAGCTAATTCAAATTCcaatgtggagaaaaaaaaaaaaatcacctcaACCCCTGCTGTCATTTTATGGAACAAAACTTCTCTACAGGTCCGGAGGAACTACATGAAGTTTGAAGCACACCATtgctataaaaatgaaaatgccaACGGGAATCTCTACCGATCAAAGGCTTCACGTAACACTAAAAGCTAAATTCAGGGTAAATCAAATATAGACTTTGTTTTGAGGTTACCGATGCTGTCAGAAGAACAAGAACATTTTTTCCAACACAGACTAAAAGCAAAACAGCAGGTAACACAATCAAGGGAGGGGAAACCTATTTCCTTCCCATTCAGTTAGCAGTACAACTTCGGCCAGCTGtaccaattattattattcttcctagCCACAGCACTGCCACCCCTAACAGCAAGGGAAGGGTTTATTAACCCTGGACTATCTATTTAAGTgaagaaatgtaaaaacaattggaaaattaattaatttagtttaaagTACAGGTAAAAAGTACAAATTGAACTCTGTGCATGTGTGAGTGACAGCAGACTAGTTAAGGACCCCCTCAGCTGTTGACATCACTAAATCCTGTCTTCCACTGGAAGTCTGTGTGGCACACTCAGAAAAACACCAGTGTTGGGGGGACACCGTGGTTAAAAAGACCATCCATACTGTAGAGCACATCACCACAGATGCATGATGTTTACTTCTGGTCACTTTTTATAAACAGCAAAATAGTGCAGCACTCGCCAACACTCCGTTGCAGAGCTTGGTGACACGCCCAACGTGGAACAGTTTCCTCTACAGACTTATTCAGAGGTGAGTCTGCTTGATAGCAATGTTAAATACTGGGGTCTTGCAAAGCATTTGCCTTCACCCTGGTTCTCTTCAACAGCCTGGTCGAAGCAGAGTGTAGTCACCAGTCCCGCACCAGACAGCCCTGAGCATGAGGTAGTGTTAGCTGTTTATCATGGGATGTATGAATGAGGGTGTCCGTCTTAGGTGAAGCCTTTGTTGCCTGTTCAtctttgtgttgctgttctttttttttttaggtgcaTTGTGTCAGAGGTCAATGTGGCCTTCTCCAATCCCCTCTTTCGCAGAAGAAGTTGGTGTCCACAGAGGAGGTGTCACCCCCTGTGTTCTCAACAGACCTACCAGTGGTCAGTTAAAGTTTTGAGTAAACTTCTGCAATGCATGGCATCCCTGAGGGTTTGCAGCATGAAAAACTGGCAAATCAGGCCATTTAtagattattattttgtgtcttgATGGATATTTTGAGTAGAATTTTTGTCTGTCAGGGATGTGAGTTGAGTATGTTATGCCTATATGTGTTATATGACTTGAGAAATCCAAGCACTGAATCTCCCTGTGTTCCCTTGTACAGAGACCGAATTGAGATCAGCGTGTCAATCATCCGGAGCCACACCAAACGACTCTGCTTGTGAGGTGAGTTTGAATTTACCTTAGTTTTGAAATTGACCAATGTTAGAAGTACTGTGATGTTCCATGGAACACAATTTCCAGTGTTTTAGTAAACGTCTTGCAGCTGTGGTGGAAATGTGCTCTATTCAGTATGGATGGTCTTTTCTAACCACGGTGTCCCCCAACACTGGTGTTTTTCTGAGTGTGCCACACACTGGGACTTCAACAGTGGAAGACTCAGGGTTTGAGCATGGATGTCATTACAGGTCTGAGGGACAGTGTCCTTGCATACCTTGAGTCTGTCTGTGTCACTCACACAAACATAGATCTTTaccttttttttcacaaaattacttTAGTTTCTTAGaattgtttttacttttatctACTTAAATAGACTAGGGTAATCAACCTATTTCCTTGCAGTTAGAGGTTATGTAGTGCTGTGGCCCTATCAGCTAGTTACCCGCTGTTTCACTAGTGGTCTGTATTGTAGAAAATTGTCTCATTCTTCTACCTACAGCACTCGCTGTCTTCAAACAACAGGGCTATAGGTTGATTTACCCTGGGCCTGGAATGTAACTTTTAGTGTTAAGCAAAGCCTTTGTTTGGTAGCGATCCCTGTTACAGATAATAGAAGTTAAGCAGGGTAAATCTAAATTTGGCTTTGGACACAGGTTCGGAAACtagatgtgttgtttttttaaatgccagATGAAGGTTTTCTTCATTATTTAGAGGAATTGTCTTCTTTGCCATCATCACAAGAGTTCCAAGTAGAAGCATATCTCTCTCTTGTGTGTGTGATGAGTGATGCCCCAACAGTTAGCCAAGCTTAACATAAGTCACAGGAATTGAATAGATATGCTTTGCTATTATATCTCTCTAGTAACTTCTTTCCCCTTTTTCATCTCATCTGAAGGATTTGTAGAAATGgttgtgtgaaaataaaatagccaaatgtttttttttttttttttttaaattcatgat contains:
- the LOC125261628 gene encoding uncharacterized protein LOC125261628 — protein: MQRHTSAGNYTQRGTLYTTREIRREFNTHFDWLDGRELRLSTGDSISREFWKCTFWRKANCVMPRRTTPLQDAINHILEGRDKNSMLEIKYINPVKGRGIFTLAVFNQGDFVVEYRGELIDAAEAEHRRKLYHNACSIFMFDFIWKRKTWCIDGALEDGSFGRLVNDEHKAPNCRMKLIEAEGKPHLCLFALKEITAGTEITYDYGGKEWPWRKEIPPTVTSTAAQESIKDRFQDQTMSSTVSIEETRERPEVQSCNITSGSSACETQLSGASIPSGQHSVAELGDHAHDVEPNVSSTDLFRDTESRAECQSSSPAPDSPEHEVHCVRGQCGTSPIPSFAEEVGVQQQEVSPPVFSTDLTSETELRSACQSSGATPNDSACEVSLNLP